In one Thunnus maccoyii chromosome 12, fThuMac1.1, whole genome shotgun sequence genomic region, the following are encoded:
- the scinlb gene encoding scinderin like b encodes MVSHKEFVGAGKEPGLQVWRIENLDLKPVPKALHGSFYTGDAYLLLFTTSAPSYNIHMWLGDECSQDESGASAIFATQLDDFLGGGPVQYREVQNSESNTFLGYFKSGIKYQKGGVASGFQHVVTNDMNVKRLLHIKGRRAIRATEVDMSWASFNKGDCFIVDLGKDVYQWCGSECNRFERLKASSVAIDIRDNERNGRAKLHMVEEGEEPAAIIEALGPKSTIAPSTPDDDKVDTSNRKKGALYMISDASGSMKVSSVAPSSPFKQAMLSPEECYILDNGVDNNIFVWKGPKANMSERKAAMSAGQQFIKDKGYSKRTQIQVLPAGAETTLFKQFFSDWRDKDESTGPSKAYSIGRIAKVKQVPFDASTLHSNVAMAAQHGMVDDGKGKVQIWRVENGEKVPVDPSSYGQFYGGDCYLILYSYRLGGREQHIIYTWQGLKCTQDELAASAFLTVKLDDSMGGSPVQVRVTQGQEPPHLMSLFQGKPMIIHSGGTSRKGGQVQASSTRLFHIRQSSSRATRAVEVEASASNLNTNDVFVLKSPSALFVWRGVGASDDEMAAAKHVVGSLGGSASQVSEGKEPAEFWSALGGKKDYQTSKSLQNMVKPPRLFGCSNKTGRLIVEEVPGDFTQSDLATDDVMLLDTWDQIFLWVGKEANAEETTGAPKIAKDYVDSDPSGRRGLPITTIKQGAEPPTFTGWFQAWDPKMWETDPLDRIRARF; translated from the exons ATGGTTTCCCATAAGGAGTTTGTGGGTGCAGGGAAGGAGCCGGGACTGCAGGTGTGGCGTATTGAGAACCTGGACCTGAAGCCAGTTCCTAAGGCCCTGCATGGCAGCTTCTACACCGGAGATGCCTACCTGCTGCTCTTCACCACCTCAGCCCCTTCATACAACATACACATGTGGCTCG GCGATGAGTGTTCACAGGATGAGAGTGGTGCCTCAGCCATCTTTGCCACACAGCTGGATGACTTCCTGGGTGGTGGGCCGGTGCAGTACAGGGAGGTGCAGAACTCTGAATCCAACACCTTTCTGGGGTACTTCAAGTCAGGCATCAAGTACCAG AAAGGGGGTGTGGCCTCAGGTTTTCAGCATGTGGTGACCAATGACATGAATGTGAAGCGTCTGCTTCACATCAAGGGTCGGCGGGCCATCAGAGCCACAGAGGTGGACATGTCCTGGGCCAGCTTCAACAAGGGAGACTGCTTTATTGTTGACCTGGGAAAG GACGTCTACCAGTGGTGTGGCAGTGAGTGCAACCGCTTCGAGAGGCTGAAGGCCTCTTCAGTCGCCATTGACATCAGAGATAATGAGAGGAACGGAAGAGCTAAGCTGCACATGgtggaagagggggaggagccGGCAGCAATCATagag GCTCTGGGGCCCAAATCCACCATTGCCCCCAGTACTCCTGATGATGACAAGGTGGACACATCCAACAGGAAGAAGGGTGCCCTCTACATG ATCTCTGATGCATCTGGTTCGATGAAGGTGTCATCCGTGGCTCCATCCAGTCCCTTCAAACAGGCCATGTTGTCTCCCGAGGAGTGTTACATTCTGGACAACGGGGTGGACAATAACATCTTTGTGTGGAAAG GTCCCAAAGCCAACATGTCAGAGCGCAAAGCAGCCATGTCAGCAGGTCAGCAGTTCATCAAAGACAAGGGATACTCCAAAAGGACGCAG ATCCAAGTGCTTCCTGCAGGAGCAGAGACGACCCTGTTTAAGCAATTCTTCAGTGACTGGAGGGACAAGGATGAGAGTACTGGCCCCAGTAAGGCCTACAGCATTGGCCGCATTGCCAAAGTGAAACAGGTGCCCTTCGATGCCTCCACCCTGCACTCTAACGTAGCCATGGCAGCTCAGCACGGCATGGTGGACGATGGCAAGGGCAAGGTTCAG ATCTGGCGTGTGGAGAATGGCGAAAAGGTGCCTGTGGATCCCTCCTCCTACGGTCAGTTCTACGGCGGAGACTGTTACCTCATCCTCTACAGCTACAGACTGGGAGGCCGGGAGCAACACATTATATACACCTG GCAGGGGCTGAAGTGCACGCAGGATGAACTGGCAGCTTCAGCATTCCTCACAGTAAAGTTGGATGACTCAATGGGAGGATCCCCAGTTCAG GTGAGAGTGACTCAGGGCCAGGAGCCTCCCCACCTGATGAGCCTGTTCCAGGGCAAACCCATGATCATCCACAGCGGAGGAACGTCACGTAAAGGTGGACAGGTGCAGGCCAGCAGCACTCGCCTCTTCCACATCCGGCAGAGCTCTTCCCGTGCTACCCGCGCTGTAGAG GTTGAGGCTTCTGCCTCCAATCTGAACACCAACGATGTATTTGTGCTGAAATCCCCCAGCGCCCTGTTTGTGTGGCGGGGCGTGGGTGCCAGCGATGACGAGATGGCGGCTGCCAAGCACGTGGTGGGCTCCCTGGGTGGCAGTGCCAGCCAAGTGTCAGAGGGCAAGGAGCCAG CTGAGTTCTGGTCTGCTCTGGGCGGCAAGAAGGATTACCAGACCTCCAAGAGCCTGCAGAACATGGTCAAACCCCCACGTCTGTTTGGCTGCTCCAACAAAACTGGAAGACTTATT GTTGAAGAAGTACCAGGAGATTTCACTCAGTCAGACCTGgccactgatgatgtcatgctCCTGGACACCTGGGACCAG ATCTTCCTTTGGGTTGGCAAGGAGGCAAATGCAGAGGAAACTACTGGAGCTCCCAAAATAG CTAAAGACTATGTGGACTCAGACCCCTCTGGTCGTAGAGGACTGCCCATCACCACCATTAAACAGGGTGCGGAGCCTCCAACTTTCACTGGCTGGTTCCAGGCTTGGGACCCCAAGATGTGGGAGACAGATCCATTGGACAGAATTCGTGCCCGTTTCTGA
- the wls gene encoding protein wntless homolog isoform X1, which produces MAGAIIENMSTKKLVIVGVTLLLFQAFAFMVGGLIAPSPTTAVHYLATKCVDIVNRRQETKWFMPWGPNRCDKIQNFEEAMAKKIEANNIVFAVHIPLPNKEMSPWFQFMLVILQFDIAFKMYNQIEDGALVTVDVGLAYRDDTVSEWTEMARSFEQRKLNCSFTTAKTFENEGRYYDCDTLPFMEVGSVAHKYYLLNIRLPVNERKKINVGIGEIKDIRLVSIHQNGGFTKVWFAMKTFLTPSILIIMIWYWRRITLMSRPPVLLEKVILALGISMTFINIPVEWFSVGFNWTWMLLFGDIRQGIFYSMLLSFWIIFCGEHLMDQTERNRFSVYWKQVGPIVFGSFCLFIFDMCERGVQLTNPFYSIWASDVGTELAMAFIIVAGICACLYFLFLCFMVFQVFRNISGKRTSLPAMSKARRLHYEGLIFRFKFLMLVTLFCAAMTVIFFIISQVNEGHWHWGEHTVQVNSAFFTGIYGMWNLYVFAIMFLYAPSHKRYGDEQSSGQCITGGTGANSGEDIQLTTTITHVDAPTEIYKMTGKTAQE; this is translated from the exons ATGGCGGGGGCTATTATAGAGAATATGAGCACGAAAAAGTTAGTGATAGTGGGTGTTACTCTGCTTTTGTTCCAGGCGTTTGCCTTCATGGTCGGCGGTTTAATTG CTCCCAGCCCCACCACAGCGGTCCACTACTTGGCCACCAAGTGTGTGGACATAGTCAACCGCCGTCAGGAAACAAAATGGTTCATGCCTTGGGGTCCAAACCGGTGCGATAAGATCCAGAACTTCGAGGAGGCCATGGCTAAGAAGATTGAGGCCAACAACATTGTGTTTGCTGTCCACATTCCTCTACCTAACAAGGAGATGAGCCCCTGGTTCCAGTTTATGCTGGTCATCTTGCAGTTTGACATCGCATTTAAGATGTACAACCAGATAG AGGATGGAGCGTTGGTCACCGTTGATGTGGGCCTGGCCTACAGAGACGACACAGTCAGCGAGTGGACGGAGATGGCTCGCTCTTTTGAACAGCGGAAGCTCAACTGCAGCTTCACTACTGCCAAG ACCTTTGAGAATGAGGGCCGTTACTACGACTGTGACACGCTGCCTTTCATGGAAGTTGGTAGTGTGGCCCATAAATACTATCTCCTCAACATCCGTCTGCCTGTCAATGAGCGCAAGAAAATCAACGTGGGGATTGGAGAAATCAAGGACATTCGTCTGGTT AGCATCCACCAGAATGGAGGTTTCACCAAAGTTTGGTTCGCCATGAAGACGTTCCTCACACCCAGCATTCTCATCATCATGATCTGGTACTGGAGACGCATCACCCTCATGAGCAGACCTCCTGTGCTGCTGGAGAA GGTAATCTTAGCTCTGGGCATCTCCATGACCTTCATCAACATCCCAGTGGAGTGGTTCTCTGTCGGCTTCAACTGGACCTGGATGCTGCTCTTTGGGGACATCAGGCAGGGAATCTTCTATTCCATGTTGCTCTCCTTCTGGATCATCTTCTGCGGGGAGCACCTCATG GACCAGACAGAGAGGAACCGTTTCTCAGTTTACTGGAAGCAGGTCGGACCCATCGTGTTTGGCTCCTTCTGCCTCTTTATCTTCGACATGTGTGAGAG GGGTGTCCAGTTGACAAACCCCTTCTATAGCATCTGGGCTTCTGATGTAGGAACTGAGCTGGCT ATGGCATTCATAATTGTGGCAGGGATCTGTGCCTGTCTctacttcctcttcctctgcttcatGGTCTTTCAAGTCTTCCGCAACATCAGCGGTAAGAGGACTTCACTGCCTGCCATGTCCAAGGCCCGACGCCTACACTAcgag GGTCTGATTTTCAGGTTCAAgttcctcatgctggtcactCTGTTTTGTGCTGCCATGACTgtcatcttcttcatcatcagtcAG GTGAATGAGGGTCATTGGCACTGGGGAGAACACACTGTACAGGTGAACAGCGCTTTCTTCACCGGCATCTACGGCATGTGGAACCTGTACGTCTTCGCCATCATGTTCCTCTACGCCCCATCTCACAAACGCTACGGAGACGAGCAATCAAGTGGTCAGTGTATCACTG gaggtACCGGAGCAAACAGTGGAGAGGACATCCAGCTGACTACCACCATCACACATGTTGACGCTCCCACTGAGATCTACAAGATGACTGGCAAAACGGCCCAAGAGTAG
- the wls gene encoding protein wntless homolog isoform X2, whose translation MAGAIIENMSTKKLVIVGVTLLLFQAFAFMVGGLIAPSPTTAVHYLATKCVDIVNRRQETKWFMPWGPNRCDKIQNFEEAMAKKIEANNIVFAVHIPLPNKEMSPWFQFMLVILQFDIAFKMYNQIEDGALVTVDVGLAYRDDTVSEWTEMARSFEQRKLNCSFTTAKTFENEGRYYDCDTLPFMEVGSVAHKYYLLNIRLPVNERKKINVGIGEIKDIRLVSIHQNGGFTKVWFAMKTFLTPSILIIMIWYWRRITLMSRPPVLLEKVILALGISMTFINIPVEWFSVGFNWTWMLLFGDIRQGIFYSMLLSFWIIFCGEHLMDQTERNRFSVYWKQVGPIVFGSFCLFIFDMCERGVQLTNPFYSIWASDVGTELAMAFIIVAGICACLYFLFLCFMVFQVFRNISGKRTSLPAMSKARRLHYEGLIFRFKFLMLVTLFCAAMTVIFFIISQVNEGHWHWGEHTVQVNSAFFTGIYGMWNLYVFAIMFLYAPSHKRYGDEQSSGGTGANSGEDIQLTTTITHVDAPTEIYKMTGKTAQE comes from the exons ATGGCGGGGGCTATTATAGAGAATATGAGCACGAAAAAGTTAGTGATAGTGGGTGTTACTCTGCTTTTGTTCCAGGCGTTTGCCTTCATGGTCGGCGGTTTAATTG CTCCCAGCCCCACCACAGCGGTCCACTACTTGGCCACCAAGTGTGTGGACATAGTCAACCGCCGTCAGGAAACAAAATGGTTCATGCCTTGGGGTCCAAACCGGTGCGATAAGATCCAGAACTTCGAGGAGGCCATGGCTAAGAAGATTGAGGCCAACAACATTGTGTTTGCTGTCCACATTCCTCTACCTAACAAGGAGATGAGCCCCTGGTTCCAGTTTATGCTGGTCATCTTGCAGTTTGACATCGCATTTAAGATGTACAACCAGATAG AGGATGGAGCGTTGGTCACCGTTGATGTGGGCCTGGCCTACAGAGACGACACAGTCAGCGAGTGGACGGAGATGGCTCGCTCTTTTGAACAGCGGAAGCTCAACTGCAGCTTCACTACTGCCAAG ACCTTTGAGAATGAGGGCCGTTACTACGACTGTGACACGCTGCCTTTCATGGAAGTTGGTAGTGTGGCCCATAAATACTATCTCCTCAACATCCGTCTGCCTGTCAATGAGCGCAAGAAAATCAACGTGGGGATTGGAGAAATCAAGGACATTCGTCTGGTT AGCATCCACCAGAATGGAGGTTTCACCAAAGTTTGGTTCGCCATGAAGACGTTCCTCACACCCAGCATTCTCATCATCATGATCTGGTACTGGAGACGCATCACCCTCATGAGCAGACCTCCTGTGCTGCTGGAGAA GGTAATCTTAGCTCTGGGCATCTCCATGACCTTCATCAACATCCCAGTGGAGTGGTTCTCTGTCGGCTTCAACTGGACCTGGATGCTGCTCTTTGGGGACATCAGGCAGGGAATCTTCTATTCCATGTTGCTCTCCTTCTGGATCATCTTCTGCGGGGAGCACCTCATG GACCAGACAGAGAGGAACCGTTTCTCAGTTTACTGGAAGCAGGTCGGACCCATCGTGTTTGGCTCCTTCTGCCTCTTTATCTTCGACATGTGTGAGAG GGGTGTCCAGTTGACAAACCCCTTCTATAGCATCTGGGCTTCTGATGTAGGAACTGAGCTGGCT ATGGCATTCATAATTGTGGCAGGGATCTGTGCCTGTCTctacttcctcttcctctgcttcatGGTCTTTCAAGTCTTCCGCAACATCAGCGGTAAGAGGACTTCACTGCCTGCCATGTCCAAGGCCCGACGCCTACACTAcgag GGTCTGATTTTCAGGTTCAAgttcctcatgctggtcactCTGTTTTGTGCTGCCATGACTgtcatcttcttcatcatcagtcAG GTGAATGAGGGTCATTGGCACTGGGGAGAACACACTGTACAGGTGAACAGCGCTTTCTTCACCGGCATCTACGGCATGTGGAACCTGTACGTCTTCGCCATCATGTTCCTCTACGCCCCATCTCACAAACGCTACGGAGACGAGCAATCAAGTG gaggtACCGGAGCAAACAGTGGAGAGGACATCCAGCTGACTACCACCATCACACATGTTGACGCTCCCACTGAGATCTACAAGATGACTGGCAAAACGGCCCAAGAGTAG